The following proteins are encoded in a genomic region of Ornithodoros turicata isolate Travis chromosome 6, ASM3712646v1, whole genome shotgun sequence:
- the LOC135399036 gene encoding uncharacterized protein LOC135399036 → MSQDTKLADATPEACFRCGLCAKSFSGPAPYIQHMQSSKHIKQKEKQDLLNHVATKEQTSLPPSPPALPAMGELKSVTPPPVQCGINTEAINYIKCDICQAPFTGPENAIQHYSGKKHQKAVQKQMLLKQIQRPPPVCTENLQQNQSVGNLSPNTREEPSSVMEEKAEKSSDLEWGTTSFEMEDGPEPQKVTVRYAEGYGCKCCGVLLFADLASAIEHYESDYHHAKKTP, encoded by the exons ATGTCGCAGGACACAAAG TTGGCCGACGCTACCCCTGAGGCATGCTTCAGATGTGGACTGTGTGCAAAGAGCTTTTCTGGCCCTGCACCTTACATACAGCACATGCAGAGCAGCAAGCACATCAAACAGAAGGAAAAACAAGACCTCCTCAACCATGTCGCTACCAAGGAGCAGACTTCACTTCCTCCTTCGCCTCCAGCATTACCTGCAATGGGAGAACTGAAGTCAGTGACACCGCCGCCTGTTCAGTGTGGAATTAATACGGAGGCAATCAATTATATCAAGTGTGATATTTGCCAGGCCCCATTTACAGGGCCCGAAAACGCGATTCAGCATTATTCTGGGAAAAAACATCAAAAGGCAGTGCAAAAGCAGATGCTTCTCAAGCAGATTCAAAGGCCACCACCTGTATGTACGGAAAACTTGCAGCAGAATCAGTCGGTGGGCAACCTTTCGCCCAACACGAGGGAGGAGCCTTCAAGCGTCATGGAGGAAAAGGCCGAAAAGAGCTCAGACCTCGAATGGGGCACCACGAGCTTTGAGATGGAAGATGGACCTGAGCCTCAGAAAGTAACCGTACGATACGCAGAGGGGTATGGGTGTAAGTGCTGCGGTGTTTTATTGTTTGCTGACTTAGCGTCAGCAATAGAGCATTATGAAAGCGATTACCACCATGCAAAGAAAACGCCCTAA
- the LOC135399034 gene encoding uncharacterized protein LOC135399034, protein MDGHTPPQTTGDRRENIFDIGSILQRHIESLHAELQQLVTGESRRVPSSLPEPYQWNQYLLDQDPAEWGRDEADGHEGGSKPSAHAFPPRAFLDETSPSTPPDSMYSSPPDFLRVRGPQTSTPVSAKPSPLEDPLRDQRKVLPIEYMGPHYFPSLKPDTVANADVSQMEGAAPCSTYGVFPPESASSPRREGDVEEFKAEYERVKSRLENRRRVEREALARLTSSESSSHPGKASAEKLRSSLNNLSLIIDEMADLMNIDVAEASASEVQERAEALWGREVAAQLSEEYSRDIEASKSEKSQRTAGDESRTSSRIDRDESKRRKNYLYPKAAREPPIRKSSFPLLGPRDIGYDRGGPRHAKGKAKKDRKGDSVKRMSPSSSTRTRTSPVSRSSTSPVPPAKAAEEPPKDAKVLFQSGLLQFDSEKRPDDEEKQTVSDIPAPSSVASPRWKVNSELQEGMTQQRMWRFEDSTNEDALDKMKQRRAEICRTTIGSLPPLQKVASVKLIGGPKKKPRKMCTLKIIGIVTPVKESTALSETDLPAQDDDVAPNQDTGAKSEPRWEAGFL, encoded by the exons ATGGACGGCCACACACCTCCTCAGACTACTGGTGACCGTCGCGAGAATATTTTCGATATTGGATCCATTCTGCAGCGACACATAGAATCTTTGCATGCTGAATTGCAGCAGCTCGTTACAGGAGAAAGCCGAAG GGTACCAAGCTCGCTTCCTGAACCTTACCAGTGGAACCAGTATTTGTTGGACCAAGATCCAGCCGAGTGGGGCAGGGACGAAGCGGACGGGCACGAAGGTGGATCTAAGCCGAGCGCGCACGCGTTTCCCCCTCGAGCGTTTCTAGATGAAACGTCGCCGTCTACTCCTCCCGACAGCATGTACTCCTCCCCTCCGGATTTTCTAAGGGTGCGCGGTCCGCAGACGTCGACCCCAGTGTCGGCCAAGCCTTCGCCGCTCGAGGATCCGTTAAGAGACCAACGCAAGGTCTTGCCCATAGAGTACATGGGTCCCCACTACTTTCCATCTTTGAAACCCGACACGGTGGCCAACGCCGACGTTTCTCAAATGGAGGGGGCAGCACCCTGCAGCACGTACGGGGTATTCCCTCCTGAATCGGCGTCTTCTCCGCGACGGGAAGGAGATGTCGAAGAGTTCAAGGCAGAGTATGAACGTGTGAAGAGTAGACTGGAGAACAGACGACGGGTCGAGCGAGAGGCCCTGGCTCGTCTGACAAGTTCGGAGTCCTCGAGTCATCCGGGCAAGGCCTCCGCTGAGAAGCTCCGGTCGTCCCTCAACAACCTCTCGCTGATCATCGACGAAATGGCGGACCTGATGAACATAGATGTTGCCGAGGCGAGCGCCAGCGAAGTGCAGGAAAGGGCCGAGGCCCTCTGGGGGAGGGAGGTGGCGGCGCAGCTCTCCGAGGAGTACAGCCGTGACATCGAGGCCTCGAAGTCGGAGAAGTCGCAGCGCACTGCGGGTGACGAATCGAGGACGTCTTCTCGCATCGACAGAGACGAGTCGAAGAGACGGAAAAATTACTTGTATCCGAAGGCAGCGAGGGAGCCCCCGATTCGGAAGAGTAGTTTTCCCCTGTTAGGGCCTCGTGATATTGGTTACGACAGGGGAGGTCCCAGACACGCGAAAGGAAAAGCGAAAAAGGATCGAAAAGGAGACTCGGTGAAGAGAATGTCGCCGTCGAGCAGCACCAGGACGAGGACTTCTCCCGTGTCACGTAGCAGCACCTCACCTGTGCCGCCGGCTAAAGCCGCCGAAGAGCCGCCGAAAGACGCTAAGGTGCTGTTCCAGTCCGGGCTTCTCCAGTTTGACAGCGAGAAAAGACCCGACGACGAAGAGAAACAGACCGTCTCCGACATCCCCGCGCCGAGTAGCGTTGCGTCTCCGCGGTGGAAGGTCAACTCCGAGCTGCAGGAAGGCATGACGCAGCAGCGCATGTGGAGGTTCGAGGACAGCACAAACGAAGACGCTCTCGATAAGATGAAGCAGCGCAGGGCGGAAATTTGCAGGACGACGATTGGCTCCTTACCGCCACTGCAG AAGGTTGCTAGTGTAAAATTGATTGGTGGTCCAAAGAAGAAACCGAGAAAGATGTGCACGTTGAAGATAATAGGCATCGTGACTCCAGTGAAGGAATCGACGGCGCTGAGTGAAACCGACCTGCCGGCTCAGGATGATGACGTGGCACCGAACCAGGACACCGGTGCGAAGTCAGAGCCGCGCTGGGAAGCTGGGTTCCTTTGA
- the LOC135399030 gene encoding uncharacterized protein LOC135399030: protein MKADERNVEREPPETPSPASGSTHGQHAKPPKARKRRMKKSSRSTPVLSDPENAALTSDMKTVSEDNAPAKSDEYQTTFPAQTEPEPAAAPVTTEDAHPAADRKPPPKDASDNKRHLRTPSVQHSATTGSTSPSPRTFSRKPRSSLEIMRIRRELDRARKLGRLRRPPTPSTSSNEALQETDSKGTLPKPSNPESGERRRSTVRFGSTVIQEIDSQSDPSHLPNRLNIAVGAFMVISMCIILYMLYYLNIPPKEKLRAHCVSKTCLDATIYLGNITDERFDPCVDFYSYTCASWTNKVDTDVSFIRDSQLSLWRDINRTLHGVSIQPDRYGSHILQAFYVSCYSFLESGSLTEQPHVTFEKHFGGLQDFIEKSYSDLLGHLTRISLTDGVDSVFGVRVIQEEGTPKLYVIRSPSIREKLSGDGKENANEYLLELIRNFSKTVKQGLSVKPYHQEVLALDREIEDVFSVNETIEDVNIQDIQNLTNHVSSQMWLQVINDTLRMPEVLEGKIKFESFNCTRRALVLLEEKADDKLRALYLYLQLAAEILHLDFRRRFAINDIDNVHLCLAESQKVLTHTWSHLYASFAKVTSADSALQTLYTRISDAVLNMDYINWMDERTQLKTMRIIKKLTLTMFPAASNMVFPSDTTYANINVLSIGFLNDFIALLAMEQRQLHRFPPGIHRTRLNRLQLDGAIEYFNPLNSVVIPAVYSLPHIFYSAGVPPYFDVATVGVLIAKVLSQAIGPVEGGTFWSNATKESFKKHFRCLRSLHQGMSSTYAVDEGKLINAIFMWTRSLRIAYDLTRAQDIPPKYLFQEADKTFFKRFCLLSCSSRQEPLPLTPREQCMLPVLNMREFSEAFECPEKLGFESLRCRIL, encoded by the exons ATGAAAGCGGATGAAAGGAACGTAGAACGAGAACCTCCAGAAACACCCTCTCCTGCCAGCGGTTCAACCCATGGTCAGCACGCGAAGCCACCCAAAGCAAGGAAGCGAAGGATGAAGAAATCATCTCGATCCACTCCGGTCTTATCTGACCCTGAAAATGCTGCCTTAACATCCGACATGAAGACCGTCAGCGAGGACAATGCTCCCGCAAAGTCCGACGAGTACCAGACAACAT TTCCTGCACAGACTGAACCAGAGCCTGCCGCCGCCCCAGTAACGACAGAAGATGCCCATCCAGCAGCGGATAGGAAGCCACCACCCAAGGACGCGTCGGACAATAAGCGACACCTCCGTACTCCCTCTGTTCAACACTCTGCAACAACAGGATCAACGTCACCTTCGCCTCGCACGTTTAGTAGGAAGCCAAGAAGTAGCCTGGAAATCATGAG GATACGACGTGAACTCGATAGAGCGAGGAAATTAGGGAGATTGAGGCGGCCTCCCACTCCTTCTACATCGAGCAACGAAGCCTTGCAAGAAACTGATTCTAAAGGAACCTTGCCTAAACCATCCAACCCGGAAAGTGGCGAACGTAGGAGGTCCACCGTGCGTT TTGGCTCCACAGTGATCCAAGAAATCGACAGCCAGTCAGACCCCTCTCACCTCCCCAACCGCTTGAACATTGCCGTCGGTGCCTTCATGGTCATCAGCATGTGTATCATCCTGTACATGCTCTACTATCTCAACATACCGCCAAAGGAAAAGTTACGAGCCCACTGCGTATCTAAGACCTGTTTGGACGCCACCATCTACCTTGGTAACATCACCGACGAGAGGTTCGACCCCTGTGTGGACTTCTATAGCTACACCTGCGCGTCCTGGACCAATAAGGTCGACACCGACGTCTCCTTCATTCGAGATTCGCAGCTGTCGCTCTGGCGGGATATTAATCGCACGCTGCACGGTGTCTCAATCCAACCGGACAGGTACGGTTCGCACATATTGCAAGCGTTTTATGTGTCTTGCTACAGCTTCTTGGAGAGTGGTAGTTTGACGGAGCAACCCCACGTCACCTTCGAGAAGCATTTTGGCGGCTTGCAAGATTTCATCGAGAAATCTTACTCCGATTTATTGGGTCATTTGACGCGGATATCGCTCACGGACGGGGTCGATTCTGTATTCGGAGTACGGGTCATCCAAGAAGAAGGAACTCCAAAACTGTACGTAATTCGCAGCCCTTCGATCCGGGAGAAACTAAGCGGTGATGGAAAGGAAAATGCGAACGAGTACCTGCTCGAGCTCATACGGAACTTTTCAAAAACCGTCAAGCAAGGGCTCTCTGTCAAGCCGTACCATCAAGAAGTTCTGGCGTTGGACAGAGAAATAGAGGACGTCTTCAGCGTTAACGAAACGATTGAGGACGTCAACATTCAAGACATACAAAACCTGACCAACCACGTCTCGTCTCAAATGTGGCTACAAGTAATCAATGATACCTTAAGAATGCCAGAAGTATTGGAAGGCAAAATAAAGTTCGAAAGTTTCAACTGCACTCGGCGCGCCTTAGTCCTATTGGAAGAGAAGGCAGACGACAAACTTCGCGCCTTGTACCTTTACCTTCAGCTAGCGGCAGAAATTTTGCACCTCGACTTCCGTCGACGTTTTGCCATCAACGACATCGATAACGTCCATCTGTGTTTGGCGGAGAGTCAAAAGGTGCTGACTCATACCTGGTCCCACCTGTATGCTTCGTTCGCCAAAGTAACATCTGCAGATTCGGCGTTACAGACCCTCTACACACGAATATCGGACGCAGTCCTCAATATGGACTACATCAACTGGATGGACGAAAGGACACAGCTTAAAACCATGAGGATCATCAAGAAACTCACTTTAACAATGTTTCCGGCCGCATCTAATATGGTTTTCCCGTCGGACACCACCTACGCTAATATCAACGTGTTGAGCATAGGCTTCCTAAATGACTTCATCGCCCTTTTGGCCATGGAACAAAGACAGCTCCACAGGTTCCCCCCAGGAATACACCGGACACGTCTGAATCGTCTACAACTTGATGGCGCCATAGAATACTTCAATCCGCTGAACTCCGTTGTGATCCCAGCGGTCTACAGTCTTCCGCACATATTTTATTCGGCAGGGGTGCCACCATACTTCGACGTAGCGACGGTGGGAGTCCTGATAGCTAAAGTACTTTCCCAGGCGATTGGTCCGGTAGAAGGCGGAACGTTCTGGAGCAATGCTACTAAAGAATCTTTCAAGAAGCATTTTCGATGTCTTCGAAGCCTGCACCAAGGAATGTCTTCAACGTACGCTGTGGACGAAGGGAAACTGATCAACGCCATTTTTATGTGGACCAGGAGCCTGAGGATAGCGTATGATCTCACAAGGGCGCAGGATATACCGCCGAAGTACTTGTTCCAGGAAGCAGACAAGACATTCTTCAAGCGTTTCTGCCTCCTGAGCTGCAGCTCGCGTCAGGAACCGCTCCCGCTGACACCACGTGAACAATGCATGCTGCCCGTACTGAATATGCGAGAGTTCTCCGAAGCGTTTGAGTGTCCGGAAAAGCTTGGATTTGAGTCTCTCCGGTGTAGGATATTATAG